From a single Cydia amplana chromosome 10, ilCydAmpl1.1, whole genome shotgun sequence genomic region:
- the LOC134651552 gene encoding vasotab-TY3-like, with product MKAVTFAIFAVLLVVVSCRPDKPDLKQLKAEAARKKACTHDCTSVALDPVCAGKQGDKPKSFANECVMNNYNCEQKDTLHKISKGECPGSQGIRLS from the exons CAGTCCTATTGGTGGTGGTTTCGTGCCGGCCAGACAAGCCGGACCTGAAGCAGCTGAAGGCGGAGGCGGCCCGGAAGAAGGCGTGTACTCACGATTGCACCTCCGTGGCACTCGACCCCGTCTGCGCGGGCAAGCAGGGCGACAAGCCCAAGTCCTTCGCCAACGAGTGCGTCATGAACAACTATAACTGCGAGCAAAAAGACA CGCTGCACAAGATCAGCAAAGGTGAATGCCCGGGCTCGCAAGGCATCCGTCTGTCCTAA